The genomic stretch atttttaattttgtttgttcttTAAAACATTAGTTCGCTCaacaataaaatgatatattattagTATCAAATGATTCAACTAATTTTCACGTATTTAATAAGTAAACTATCACCATCAAATAATACATGATGATCAATAAGTTCCTTTATGGTTATTGACAAATCACATGAAATACTTGCATTCCCCTGTTTTTTGAACAATCTTAATTTTGTGTCCGTAGCTTTGTTATTATCATTCCGAAGTTTCATTTCTTGTGCGATAGCATCTATTGATCTTCCAAGGCTCCACTGATTGGAAACAAATATGGGAAGAGAGTTTTCAGCATATGTTACATTGAAATAAACTCGATTAAGCATTGGCACTGTTGTAAGTCCAGTAGCTTTGTTTTTGATCTTCATTAATAGAACTTTCTTTGCAATGTCTCGATTTTTTGGATTCTTCTTCAACTCAGAAAGATTTTTATCcagctgaaaaaaaaaattaaatacgaatTAATAtcgactattttttattatttagttttatgttCTTTACATACATTACATACAAAAACgccaatttttaaaaatattgccCAAGATCATAACTCACATGATcagtgtattaataaaaaagtgatttaaataaccttggTGGTTAAATTTTGCATAATTCTTGCGTTGAAGAATATCATATAGATTTCGATAATATGAACATTCtcaacattgaaaaaaattataattaaagaaaatgcaTCATACCAACAAAGTTGATTCCAGTTGCTATTTAAATTGTCGCTATAAATGTTAGtgaattttcattggttagacCGTCAAAGGCATTGAATCGTCTTATAGGTTACATTAcgaataacattaaatttttataggttagtttGGGTTACGTTGTTATGAATGAAGTagaattttataggttatgtaaGATTGGTTGGTTGCTGATgatgttaaattatttatataatttgttgttttaaaatCTAACAGATATGTATAGATTACACTGAAGTTatttaaatctgtttttttattaatacaatgaTCATTTTGAGCAAAAGATGTTGTTTTTAGAATCAGACGTTTTTTGTGGTTATTTTCAGTTGGCAAATTCATAATCCATAGAATTACGTTCATAGGAAACTAGTATTTATCAGGGTATAATCTGTTGTCACGAGTGGTGAGTAACCGCATATACTGATTTATtagttggtttttattttacattttagtGGAAATTGGGAATTAAGGCTTTGACTTCATACTATCTCAATATTATGGGATTTAAATATTCCGGAAAGTTTAGGAGttactgattttatttttggtaaagGGGTATAATCAATCCAAGACacttgaattaaaaatatttcaaatatagaagTACCTAAT from Diorhabda sublineata isolate icDioSubl1.1 chromosome 5, icDioSubl1.1, whole genome shotgun sequence encodes the following:
- the LOC130444156 gene encoding AN1-type zinc finger protein 1-like, with the protein product MEFPNIGKQCAHSQCKQLDYLPLVCKCGEIFCSEHYNGHIQHCEVANPIIEAKSNNNQVESVFICSHLDCKKRDVVPLICGRCQKHYCIEHRHLAVCNDKDEETLRTEKEKFSAPVRAFNEAKAIVDKQLDKNLSELKKNPKNRDIAKKVLLMKIKNKATGLTTVPMLNRVYFNVTYAENSLPIFVSNQWSLGRSIDAIAQEMKLRNDNNKATDTKLRLFKKQGNASISCDLSITIKELIDHHVLFDGDSLLIKYVKIS